In Capsicum annuum cultivar UCD-10X-F1 chromosome 8, UCD10Xv1.1, whole genome shotgun sequence, the genomic window ACCTCCACCAGCTGTGTCTTCTCCACCACCGTCTGTAGCATCTCCACCGGCTACTTCACCACCACCAGTAGCTGCTTCTACTCCTCCGCCTGTTAGCGCTCCGCCACCAGCTACTCCTCCACCAGTGAGCACTCCGCCACCAGCTACTCCACCACCAGTGAGCGCTCCGCCACCGGCTACTCCGCCACCAGCTGCAGCACCTTCACCGGTAGCAACTCCACCAGCTGCAACTCCGGCTCCTGCTCCAAAGGCGGTAGCTACATCTCCGGCACCGTCACCGGTGGGATTGTTGAGTCCTCCATCACCACCTATGGGTGCTCCATCACCAAGTACTACTTCAGATTTATCTCCTGCTGCATCAGCCCCTGATCAGGTACTTAGTTTGTTCAAATCTCACTTACATTTTCACTTCCATTTTCTGATTCCGTACCGTTATTATTCGAGCAtacattttcacttttttgtaatttatttattatacatataatacaaaaattttagtaAATATTACATTTGAACTTATAATTTCAATACGGCACATTAAAAACTTGCATGTTAAATTCGTTAGATTTAAATTTAGTCACTAATTACTACGTTGATTTTATGTAACAGATTTAAAATATGAAGGTCAAAACTAGGAGAACTCATAACATACatttttcaagttttaaaaaattatgaaaatacatacTTGCAAAGTTACGATGTTACAACATTTATAAAAATATGGCGAAAAAGGGatctttttgtttttacttttattcagtactaataaatataaacataaaaatgaatatatttaGATTGTGTTAATATGGAGCGCATGATGGTCAAAGTTAGCATGGAAAATCTAAGATGTACCAGTTTCTCGTAAAGTGTGTGTCTGGGACTATGGTAGAGGATCTAGCTAGTGGAAGATCAGGTGTGGTCGAGAGCATGCGAGCTTTTTTTACGCTTTAGTCCCTCATTAGTCATCAGAGTGAGTTCATAATTTCTGATGAGATATTCACTGGTACATGTCACGTGCTTTGTGCTTCCCCATAATGACTCTCtgtctttaccaaa contains:
- the LOC107840202 gene encoding classical arabinogalactan protein 9, whose protein sequence is MDRKNALWIGFLCLIVAGVGGQAPATSPTTSPAPPTPTTPAPTGSPPPAASSPPPAASSPPPAVSSPPPSVASPPATSPPPVAASTPPPVSAPPPATPPPVSTPPPATPPPVSAPPPATPPPAAAPSPVATPPAATPAPAPKAVATSPAPSPVGLLSPPSPPMGAPSPSTTSDLSPAASAPDQSGMESMRYSKVIMGSLVFGWGLLYLLI